The following coding sequences lie in one Deltaproteobacteria bacterium genomic window:
- a CDS encoding TlpA family protein disulfide reductase yields the protein MRIRTHARRLGVVLASVALLLASGTVTNAGDPSRVTLVKGGYFDIKGMRQSFGALAGRPTLVVFWASWCGPCIDEIPSLNTLHERFGARGLRVLGLSVDFIAPAETERLAKKHAMRYDVGAAEPELVIEFGFQAIPTSYLFDGQGAFVKRYTGAPPLSVLQADIEKLITPGSTT from the coding sequence ATGAGAATTCGGACACATGCGCGCCGATTGGGCGTTGTTCTCGCTTCCGTCGCGCTGCTGCTTGCGAGTGGGACCGTCACGAACGCGGGCGACCCCTCGCGCGTGACGCTCGTGAAGGGCGGGTATTTCGACATCAAGGGCATGCGCCAGAGCTTCGGCGCTCTCGCCGGCCGGCCCACGCTCGTCGTCTTCTGGGCGAGCTGGTGCGGGCCGTGCATCGACGAGATTCCGTCGCTCAACACGCTGCACGAGCGCTTCGGAGCGCGCGGGCTGCGTGTGCTGGGCCTCTCGGTCGATTTCATCGCGCCCGCCGAAACCGAGCGCCTCGCGAAGAAACACGCGATGCGCTACGACGTCGGCGCGGCCGAGCCCGAGCTCGTGATCGAATTCGGCTTTCAGGCCATTCCCACGTCGTATCTGTTCGACGGACAGGGTGCGTTCGTGAAGCGTTACACCGGCGCGCCACCACTCTCCGTATTGCAAGCCGACATCGAAAAACTCATCACGCCCGGCTCC